In a genomic window of Pirellulales bacterium:
- the carB gene encoding carbamoyl-phosphate synthase large subunit yields the protein MPKRTDIHKILIIGSGPIIIGQACEFDYSGTQACKALREEGYEVVLVNSNPATIMTDPGTADRTFIEPLTWEIVEKVIAAERPDALLPTLGGQTGLNLAMSLEKKGILAKYNVEMIGARADVIQKAEGRQEFKEAMEKIGLDVCRGRTVKNITDARAALAEIGLPCVIRPSFTLGGSGGGFAYNHEEFETIVQRGLDLSPVTEVLIEESILGWKEYEMEVMRDADDNVVIICAIENFDPMGVHTGDSITVAPAQTLTDKEYQRMRDASLAVIREIGVETGGSNIQFAIDPRTGRMIVIEMNPRVSRSSALASKATGFPIAKIAAKLAVGYRLHELANDITRETKACFEPTIDYVVTKIPRFAFEKFPEADPRLTTQMKSVGETMAIGRTFKESFQKALRGLEVGSFGFGSDNKDLWGTPLQPSLDDIRAKIAVPGADRVWHLRYAFKAGLSVEEIHEITHIDPWFLDELQQIVELETELRAVANLASCPTELLRRAKRFGFSDRQLAHIWNTTDMQVREERKRRGIIATFKSVDTCAAEFEAYTPYYYSTYETEDETPAKQPGTKRIMILGGGPNRIGQGIEFDYCCCHASFALAELGIESIMVNSNPETVSTDYDTSDILFFEPLTTEDVLNICDRMQPDGVIVQFGGQTPLNLARALWTAGVPIIGTSVDTIENAEDREKFAQLLERLNLRQPPNGIARTMDQARAEAAKVGFPCLVRPSFVLGGRAMEICYDTAQFERYVTEAFLVSQGQPVLIDKFLEDAIEVDVDAIGDGQDVIVAGIMEHIEEAGVHSGDSACAIPPYSLSGPTIQEIRQATIALAKHMRVIGLMNVQYALKREDDRLVLYVLEVNPRASRTAPFVAKATGLPIAKVAAKVMAGQSLAAQGITSDPIPTHVSVKESVFPFVKFSGVDIILGPEMKSTGEVMGTSERFSIAFAKAQLAAGTVLPTSGTIFLSMHTPAAKAAIVPLAARLVKLGYQLVATVGTALSLEKEGIPVERLKKLQEGHPNLLDYIIDSRVQLIINTPGGKGARTDEGRIRAAAVSHGVPCITTLPAAEAAVRAIEALREESMEVQAIQDRLREVLELAAAGTR from the coding sequence GTGCCCAAGCGTACCGACATCCACAAGATTTTAATCATTGGTTCCGGCCCGATTATCATTGGCCAGGCCTGCGAATTTGACTATTCCGGGACGCAGGCGTGCAAGGCCCTGCGCGAGGAAGGGTACGAGGTCGTCCTGGTCAATAGCAACCCCGCCACCATCATGACCGACCCCGGCACGGCGGACCGCACTTTTATTGAGCCGCTCACCTGGGAAATCGTGGAAAAAGTCATCGCCGCCGAACGCCCTGACGCCCTATTGCCCACGCTGGGTGGCCAAACCGGACTCAATCTGGCCATGTCCCTGGAAAAAAAGGGAATCCTGGCGAAATACAACGTCGAAATGATCGGCGCGCGGGCGGATGTCATTCAAAAAGCCGAAGGCCGCCAGGAATTTAAAGAGGCCATGGAAAAAATCGGCCTCGATGTCTGCCGCGGCCGCACGGTTAAAAATATCACCGACGCCCGCGCAGCCCTGGCCGAAATTGGCCTCCCCTGCGTCATCCGGCCCAGCTTTACCCTGGGAGGCAGCGGCGGTGGCTTTGCCTACAACCACGAAGAGTTCGAAACCATCGTCCAGCGCGGGCTCGATCTTTCTCCCGTGACCGAAGTCCTGATCGAGGAATCCATCCTCGGCTGGAAAGAATACGAAATGGAGGTCATGCGCGACGCCGATGATAACGTTGTCATCATCTGCGCCATCGAAAATTTTGACCCGATGGGCGTGCACACCGGCGACAGCATCACCGTGGCACCGGCGCAGACTTTGACGGACAAGGAATACCAGCGGATGCGCGACGCCAGTTTGGCCGTCATCCGCGAGATTGGCGTGGAAACGGGGGGCTCGAATATTCAGTTTGCCATCGATCCGCGCACCGGGCGGATGATTGTCATCGAAATGAACCCCCGCGTCAGCCGCAGCAGCGCGCTGGCCAGCAAGGCCACCGGCTTTCCCATTGCCAAAATCGCCGCCAAATTGGCCGTCGGTTATCGGCTGCACGAACTAGCCAACGATATCACCCGCGAGACCAAGGCCTGCTTTGAACCGACCATTGATTACGTCGTGACAAAGATTCCGCGCTTCGCCTTTGAAAAATTTCCCGAGGCCGATCCCCGCCTGACCACCCAGATGAAAAGCGTGGGCGAGACGATGGCGATTGGCCGCACGTTTAAGGAATCATTTCAAAAAGCACTGCGTGGGCTAGAGGTCGGCAGTTTTGGCTTTGGCAGCGATAATAAGGACCTGTGGGGTACGCCGCTACAGCCCAGTTTGGATGACATCCGGGCAAAAATCGCGGTGCCGGGGGCGGACCGGGTGTGGCACTTGCGTTACGCGTTCAAAGCGGGTTTATCGGTGGAGGAAATCCACGAGATCACCCATATTGACCCGTGGTTTTTGGACGAATTGCAGCAAATTGTAGAGCTGGAAACAGAGTTGCGCGCGGTGGCGAATCTGGCCAGTTGCCCCACGGAACTCTTGCGGCGGGCCAAACGGTTTGGTTTTTCGGACCGGCAGCTTGCGCATATTTGGAATACAACGGATATGCAAGTGCGCGAGGAGCGCAAGCGGCGGGGGATCATCGCCACGTTTAAGTCGGTCGATACGTGCGCGGCGGAGTTCGAGGCTTACACGCCGTATTATTATTCCACCTACGAGACCGAGGATGAAACCCCGGCTAAACAGCCTGGAACCAAGCGGATCATGATCCTCGGCGGCGGGCCCAACCGCATTGGCCAGGGGATCGAGTTTGATTATTGCTGCTGCCATGCCAGCTTTGCCCTGGCGGAACTGGGGATCGAATCGATCATGGTCAACAGCAACCCCGAGACCGTCAGCACCGATTATGACACGAGCGACATTTTGTTCTTTGAGCCCCTCACGACCGAGGACGTGCTCAACATTTGCGACCGGATGCAGCCAGACGGGGTGATTGTGCAGTTTGGCGGGCAGACGCCGCTCAACCTGGCCCGCGCGCTCTGGACGGCGGGCGTGCCGATCATCGGCACCAGCGTGGACACGATCGAGAACGCCGAAGACCGCGAAAAATTTGCCCAACTGCTGGAGCGGCTGAATTTGCGGCAACCCCCCAATGGCATTGCCCGGACGATGGATCAGGCCCGCGCGGAAGCGGCCAAAGTCGGTTTTCCCTGTTTGGTGCGGCCCAGCTTTGTGCTCGGGGGCAGGGCGATGGAAATTTGTTACGACACGGCGCAGTTTGAGCGTTACGTGACCGAGGCATTCCTGGTCAGCCAGGGGCAGCCGGTGCTGATTGATAAGTTTTTGGAAGACGCGATCGAGGTCGATGTCGACGCGATTGGCGATGGGCAGGACGTCATCGTCGCGGGGATCATGGAGCACATTGAAGAAGCGGGGGTGCATTCCGGCGACTCGGCCTGCGCGATCCCGCCGTACAGCCTGTCGGGGCCGACAATCCAGGAAATCCGCCAGGCCACCATTGCCCTGGCCAAACACATGCGCGTCATTGGGCTAATGAACGTGCAGTACGCGCTGAAGCGCGAGGATGACCGACTGGTCCTGTACGTATTGGAGGTGAATCCCCGCGCTAGCCGCACGGCGCCGTTTGTGGCCAAGGCCACCGGACTGCCGATTGCCAAGGTTGCGGCCAAGGTCATGGCGGGCCAGTCACTCGCCGCGCAGGGAATCACCAGCGACCCCATCCCCACGCATGTCAGCGTAAAAGAAAGCGTCTTTCCCTTTGTGAAATTTTCCGGCGTGGATATTATCCTGGGTCCGGAAATGAAAAGCACCGGCGAAGTCATGGGGACGAGCGAGCGGTTTTCGATCGCCTTTGCCAAGGCGCAATTGGCCGCGGGGACAGTGCTGCCGACCTCCGGGACGATTTTTTTATCCATGCACACGCCAGCGGCCAAAGCGGCGATCGTCCCCTTGGCGGCGCGGCTGGTCAAACTGGGCTATCAACTGGTCGCCACGGTGGGAACCGCGCTCAGCCTGGAAAAAGAGGGGATCCCCGTCGAACGGCTCAAGAAACTGCAAGAAGGGCATCCCAACCTGCTGGATTACATTATCGACAGCCGCGTGCAGCTCATTATCAACACCCCAGGGGGAAAAGGGGCCCGCACGGACGAGGGGCGGATCCGAGCGGCGGCGGTCAGCCACGGCGTCCCGTGTATCACGACGCTCCCCGCCGCCGAGGCCGCGGTCCGCGCGATCGAGGCCCTGCGCGAAGAGTCCATGGAGGTGCAGGCGATTCAGGACCGACTGCGGGAAGTGCTGGAGTTGGCAGCGGCCGGAACGCGCTAG
- a CDS encoding serine/threonine-protein kinase: MTIEAAMTIHLAPHADDRALELLVHGAESSPDFQQAAAHVEDCPLCQERLDQLTGSAEFMPLVREMLSGTDITQLNVGNVSVPGGDPSSSHVYLWPTGDRPIFADEPAESESTPTLEFLSPPSHPEMLGRLGRYEIEKVIGSGGMGVVLKAFDTELHRPVAIKVLARHLAHSGAARARFAREAKAAAAVVHEHVVAIHTVETAPRTRENTRDVPFLVMQFIAGESLQARVERNGPLTVKEILRIGAQAAAGLAAAHEQGLVHRDIKPANILLENGVERVLLTDFGLARTVDDASLTNTGIVAGTPHYMSPEQANGDATDQRTDLFSLGAVLYFMATGRPPFRAERAMGVLHRIVHDRQRPVWQINPEIPDELSDLIDNLLEKRPARRIPSAVEARSRLLAQLESAQNPRRPWLRAARQYLRRQQRALVGSAALAACLLIVAAWWWNGLDKGVNANTDTMRKIASQPTRANPTPSAEKPDVRIGNKPLQETAKLSSLPNYDPAGLLLAPQADAEFAAELAQINARLQTVTEPAACEAIPCDTAPLETVELQTRLRQLEQE; the protein is encoded by the coding sequence ATGACCATTGAGGCAGCCATGACCATCCATCTTGCTCCCCATGCCGACGACCGCGCTCTGGAATTGCTAGTGCATGGCGCTGAATCCAGCCCTGACTTTCAACAGGCCGCCGCGCATGTCGAAGACTGCCCCCTCTGCCAGGAACGGCTGGATCAATTAACCGGTTCGGCGGAATTTATGCCCCTCGTGCGGGAAATGCTCAGCGGAACGGACATCACGCAGCTTAACGTGGGAAACGTTAGTGTCCCTGGCGGCGATCCCTCGAGCAGCCACGTATATTTGTGGCCCACGGGTGATCGGCCGATATTTGCGGATGAACCGGCGGAGAGTGAATCCACACCCACGCTGGAGTTTCTCAGCCCCCCCAGCCATCCCGAAATGCTGGGTCGGCTTGGTCGATACGAAATCGAAAAAGTCATCGGCAGCGGCGGCATGGGCGTGGTGCTCAAGGCCTTTGACACCGAACTGCATCGCCCGGTGGCGATCAAGGTATTGGCCCGGCATTTGGCGCACAGCGGGGCGGCGCGAGCCAGGTTTGCGCGCGAGGCGAAAGCCGCCGCCGCGGTTGTGCACGAGCATGTCGTGGCCATCCACACGGTCGAGACCGCCCCCCGCACAAGGGAAAATACGCGGGATGTGCCGTTTTTGGTCATGCAGTTTATCGCGGGAGAATCCTTGCAAGCCCGCGTCGAGCGGAATGGACCGCTGACGGTCAAAGAAATTTTAAGGATAGGCGCGCAGGCGGCGGCGGGACTGGCCGCCGCGCATGAACAAGGACTGGTCCACCGCGATATCAAACCCGCGAACATCCTCCTAGAGAATGGGGTCGAACGGGTGCTGCTGACGGATTTTGGCCTGGCCCGGACGGTGGATGACGCCAGCCTGACCAATACGGGGATCGTGGCGGGGACGCCGCATTACATGTCCCCCGAACAAGCCAACGGGGACGCGACCGACCAACGGACGGATCTCTTTAGCCTGGGGGCAGTGCTCTACTTTATGGCAACGGGCCGGCCCCCCTTTCGGGCGGAACGGGCGATGGGGGTGCTGCACCGGATCGTGCATGACCGGCAGCGGCCGGTGTGGCAGATCAATCCCGAAATTCCGGATGAATTGTCGGACCTGATTGACAACCTACTAGAAAAGCGCCCCGCGCGCAGAATTCCTTCCGCCGTCGAAGCGCGAAGTCGATTGCTCGCGCAACTAGAGTCCGCGCAAAATCCCCGTCGTCCCTGGTTACGGGCCGCGCGGCAATACCTGCGACGTCAGCAGCGCGCGCTGGTGGGGAGCGCGGCGCTGGCGGCTTGTCTGTTGATAGTGGCGGCATGGTGGTGGAACGGCCTGGATAAAGGTGTTAATGCCAATACCGACACGATGAGAAAAATTGCCTCACAGCCTACCAGGGCAAATCCAACACCCTCCGCTGAGAAACCTGACGTGCGCATCGGCAACAAACCGCTACAAGAAACCGCCAAACTGTCCTCCTTGCCAAATTATGATCCCGCGGGGCTGCTGCTAGCGCCACAGGCGGACGCGGAATTTGCCGCGGAACTGGCACAAATCAACGCGCGGTTGCAGACAGTCACGGAACCTGCGGCATGCGAAGCCATCCCGTGCGACACTGCCCCCCTGGAGACAGTGGAACTGCAAACACGCTTGCGGCAGTTAGAACAAGAATGA
- a CDS encoding agmatine deiminase family protein — translation MALDRPATEIPSETTSQQDNWSGQTPRALGYRMPAEWEPHAATWLSWPHKEASWPGNFTPIPRLYAHLVRTLARHEPVHILAGGESLFPEVSRLFQNQSRVTVHDVRTDDAWLRDSGPIFLNGKPGAPPALINWGYNAWGGKYPPYELDDLLPTEIAALTGRNKFTPGIILEGGAIDVNGRGTLITTEQCLLNPNRNPHLDRASVEKYLTDYLNVTNILWLGAGIVGDDTDGHIDELARFVNPTTVVAAVEEDPTDENYAALQDNLRRLKSFSDQDGQPLTIIPLPLPRAMDYEGQRLPASYCNFYIANGAVLVPQFGDPADHAALDILRPLFPGREVLGLFARELAWGLGAFHCITQQEPRLAGG, via the coding sequence ATGGCCCTGGATCGCCCCGCCACAGAGATCCCCAGCGAAACCACGTCCCAACAGGATAATTGGTCGGGGCAAACTCCCCGCGCGCTGGGTTACCGAATGCCCGCCGAGTGGGAACCACACGCCGCGACGTGGCTTTCTTGGCCGCACAAGGAAGCGAGTTGGCCGGGAAATTTTACGCCCATACCTCGCTTATACGCTCATTTAGTCCGAACGTTGGCGCGGCACGAGCCGGTCCACATCTTGGCTGGGGGGGAATCGCTTTTTCCCGAGGTATCCCGCCTCTTTCAAAACCAAAGCCGTGTCACCGTCCATGACGTGCGCACGGACGACGCCTGGCTGCGCGATAGTGGGCCTATCTTTTTGAATGGAAAACCGGGCGCGCCCCCCGCGCTGATTAACTGGGGATATAACGCTTGGGGGGGCAAATACCCCCCCTACGAGCTGGATGACCTCTTGCCGACCGAAATCGCCGCGCTGACCGGCCGAAACAAATTTACCCCTGGAATTATTCTGGAGGGGGGGGCGATTGATGTGAATGGCCGCGGCACGCTCATCACCACGGAACAATGCCTGCTCAATCCCAACCGCAACCCCCACCTGGACCGCGCCAGCGTCGAGAAATACCTGACGGATTATCTGAATGTCACGAATATCCTTTGGTTAGGCGCGGGAATCGTGGGTGACGACACGGACGGCCACATTGACGAGCTAGCGCGGTTTGTGAATCCCACGACCGTGGTGGCGGCGGTGGAGGAAGATCCGACGGACGAAAATTATGCCGCATTGCAAGATAACCTGCGCCGCTTAAAAAGTTTTAGCGACCAGGACGGCCAGCCGTTGACGATTATTCCCTTGCCCCTGCCACGGGCCATGGATTATGAGGGGCAGCGTCTGCCAGCCAGTTACTGCAACTTTTATATCGCCAATGGCGCGGTGCTAGTCCCGCAATTTGGCGATCCGGCGGATCATGCGGCACTGGACATCCTGCGTCCGCTGTTTCCGGGGCGCGAGGTGCTCGGCCTGTTTGCCCGCGAACTGGCCTGGGGCCTGGGGGCGTTTCACTGTATTACGCAGCAAGAGCCGCGGTTGGCGGGGGGCTGA
- a CDS encoding sigma-70 family RNA polymerase sigma factor, with product MTTPAPDTRASLILRLPDTADHAAWREFAEIYEPLICRLARGRGLQEADTRDLVQDVFLAVSRSIGRWDPAKERGRFRDWLFTIARNQLLKVLTRRKYRPWSAGGSDLTPLFDNQPAPESNLSTDLDQELQRQIFAWAADKVRHQVHEKTWRAFALTSLDNLTCAAAAAELDMTTGAVHIARCRVLGRLRELVANTTIPHDH from the coding sequence GTGACCACGCCCGCCCCCGATACCCGTGCCAGCTTGATTCTGCGGTTGCCCGACACCGCCGATCATGCGGCCTGGCGGGAGTTTGCCGAAATTTATGAACCACTCATCTGCCGCTTGGCCCGCGGTCGCGGTCTGCAAGAAGCCGACACCCGCGATCTGGTCCAAGATGTTTTCCTGGCGGTCTCACGCTCGATTGGTCGGTGGGATCCCGCCAAAGAACGCGGCCGCTTTCGTGATTGGCTGTTTACCATCGCCCGTAATCAATTGCTCAAGGTCCTGACCCGCCGCAAATACCGCCCCTGGAGCGCGGGAGGGAGCGATTTAACTCCCCTGTTTGATAATCAGCCCGCGCCCGAAAGCAACCTTTCCACCGATCTCGACCAGGAACTTCAACGCCAAATCTTTGCCTGGGCCGCCGATAAAGTCCGCCACCAAGTTCACGAAAAGACTTGGCGGGCCTTTGCCCTGACCAGCCTCGACAACCTGACCTGCGCCGCGGCCGCCGCAGAACTAGACATGACCACGGGCGCTGTCCACATCGCCCGTTGCCGTGTCCTGGGCCGCTTACGCGAACTTGTAGCCAATACCACCATCCCCCATGACCATTGA
- a CDS encoding type I restriction enzyme HsdR N-terminal domain-containing protein: protein MPNIPKKVQDRLVSGIKKFQPILDQSKSRDVGEADTVTIVKDMLTEVFGYDKYSEVTSEYAIKGTFCDLAIKLDNELKCLIEVKAIGLELKDGHVKQAVDYATNEGVDWVILTNGIHWRVYKVAFSKPIDKDLVIDINFCCLNTKQEDDLQILFMWCREAWVKSLLGDYHTQQQALSRFFIGNMLLSNPVLNSIRKGLKQISPDVRIEIEQIQLVLINEVIKREVMEGDKADEAKKKINKMLKAIARSKEEKNAAENDDSSEKDKITKGPVNNNSNQS from the coding sequence ATGCCCAACATTCCCAAAAAAGTGCAGGATCGGCTTGTCTCCGGGATCAAGAAGTTCCAACCAATCTTGGACCAGTCAAAGTCCCGTGATGTGGGCGAGGCCGATACAGTAACTATTGTTAAGGACATGCTTACGGAAGTTTTTGGTTATGATAAGTACTCTGAGGTTACTTCTGAGTATGCGATCAAAGGCACTTTTTGCGATTTGGCAATCAAGCTAGACAATGAATTGAAATGCTTGATTGAAGTCAAGGCAATCGGCTTGGAACTTAAAGATGGCCATGTCAAGCAAGCTGTAGATTATGCAACCAACGAAGGTGTTGACTGGGTAATCTTAACAAATGGTATTCACTGGAGGGTTTACAAGGTCGCATTTTCTAAACCCATCGACAAAGACCTTGTAATTGACATAAATTTTTGCTGCCTAAACACCAAGCAAGAGGATGATTTGCAAATTTTATTTATGTGGTGTCGTGAAGCATGGGTCAAATCACTTCTCGGTGATTACCATACCCAACAGCAAGCTCTTAGTCGCTTCTTTATTGGAAACATGCTTTTGTCAAATCCAGTATTAAATTCAATTCGCAAAGGGCTCAAGCAAATCTCTCCTGACGTGCGCATTGAAATTGAGCAAATTCAGTTGGTCTTGATTAACGAAGTCATCAAGCGTGAAGTTATGGAAGGTGACAAAGCCGATGAAGCAAAAAAGAAAATCAACAAAATGCTGAAAGCAATTGCTAGAAGCAAGGAAGAAAAAAATGCAGCGGAAAATGATGACTCTTCAGAAAAAGATAAAATCACCAAAGGTCCAGTTAACAACAACTCCAATCAATCGTAA